The following proteins come from a genomic window of Chitinophagaceae bacterium:
- a CDS encoding FkbM family methyltransferase: MLKIILFAEKKAILKGFYEYCNMNSEKGKTQLLESLENAEKLAKSGKLNRFLNKPFKYLFLQLISKLLYPIFQKGVKVTTRIPLIQTIEIILPAGADLYLLGFKSHDSEIRLAKFLIKNIKDEDTFLDIGAHFGYYAILCSSLTSSIIIAVEASEKTYGILQKNISFSNSNIETANFAASDKNGSVKFYDFPVKYNEYNTLNKPAPELQKLSPEMKTVQTYSLSSWLEEKSFKPNYIKIDVEGAEAKVIEGLTEFLKMNSPVLIIEYFPGKHADFYKFIWSKLVALNFQAFFIDNNGQAVLLKNPELHFKDYKHSSDNLVFKKTQ; encoded by the coding sequence TTGCTCAAGATTATTCTTTTTGCAGAGAAAAAAGCTATTTTAAAAGGTTTTTACGAATATTGCAATATGAATTCCGAAAAAGGAAAAACTCAACTATTAGAATCGCTTGAAAATGCTGAGAAACTGGCAAAATCAGGAAAATTAAATCGTTTTTTAAATAAACCTTTTAAGTATCTTTTTTTACAGTTAATCAGTAAGCTGCTCTACCCTATTTTTCAAAAAGGAGTAAAAGTAACTACCCGAATTCCACTTATTCAAACTATAGAAATAATTCTTCCGGCAGGCGCCGACCTTTATTTATTAGGATTTAAAAGTCATGACTCAGAAATCAGGCTGGCAAAATTTTTAATAAAAAATATAAAAGATGAAGATACCTTCCTTGATATTGGTGCTCATTTTGGTTACTATGCTATTTTATGCAGCAGTTTAACTTCCTCTATAATCATAGCCGTTGAAGCATCTGAAAAAACATACGGAATATTGCAAAAAAACATCAGCTTTTCAAATAGCAATATAGAAACTGCAAATTTTGCTGCATCAGATAAAAACGGTTCTGTTAAATTTTATGATTTTCCGGTGAAGTACAATGAATACAATACCTTAAATAAGCCTGCCCCGGAACTTCAAAAGCTATCTCCTGAAATGAAAACTGTTCAAACTTACTCGCTCAGCAGCTGGTTAGAAGAAAAATCTTTTAAACCCAACTATATTAAAATTGATGTAGAGGGAGCTGAAGCTAAAGTAATTGAAGGTCTGACTGAGTTTTTAAAAATGAATAGTCCGGTTTTGATTATAGAATATTTCCCGGGGAAACATGCTGATTTTTACAAGTTTATATGGTCAAAGCTTGTTGCATTAAATTTTCAGGCTTTTTTTATAGATAATAATGGGCAGGCAGTACTTTTAAAAAATCCCGAATTGCATTTTAAAGATTACAAACATTCGTCGGACAATCTTGTTTTTAAGAAAACTCAATAA
- a CDS encoding cytochrome B has protein sequence MYTGLLHTHALLRYVVLILLIVVIVRTLSGWLSGKPFKIIDDKLSLYAFISVHVQLLIGLILYFISPRVNWAAYETSEIMKDTEMRYWHIEHISVMIIGIAVITVGRILAKKALTEVKKHKLTFIFYTIGLIIILSRIPFPFTTVSRNWLPF, from the coding sequence ATGTATACAGGATTGCTTCACACCCACGCACTTTTAAGATATGTTGTGCTCATTTTACTGATAGTTGTAATAGTTCGAACACTATCAGGTTGGTTGAGTGGAAAACCTTTTAAAATAATTGATGATAAGCTTTCTTTATATGCTTTCATAAGTGTGCATGTGCAGTTGTTAATCGGTCTGATACTCTATTTCATCAGTCCGCGAGTTAATTGGGCTGCATATGAAACATCAGAAATAATGAAAGATACAGAAATGAGATACTGGCATATCGAGCATATTTCAGTTATGATTATTGGAATAGCGGTAATAACTGTGGGGAGAATTTTAGCAAAAAAAGCGCTTACAGAGGTTAAAAAACACAAGCTAACATTTATATTCTATACCATTGGCCTCATTATTATCCTAAGTAGAATTCCATTTCCATTCACCACTGTAAGCAGAAATTGGCTTCCATTCTGA